The Leifsonia williamsii genome includes a region encoding these proteins:
- a CDS encoding anti-sigma factor — MSDDRNEETRLGRALGARDEREADDFEAVAAELALAAEPVEPRPELKAALFAQLASMPQLPAEASPSAEAVPSAEAVPDSAAPAPTPAAPGPAERRARRRWFSRPAAILTAVGAAVVIFIGGAFVGSVLAGGNSYQQQQASALAQLNAASDVQRSTAEVAGGGSATLVWSADLQKSALIATDLPQLAEGKVYELWYIDSGTATPAGTMTPGDSGAAWRVLTGEMTPGATVGVTVEPRGGSDRPTTDPIVAIPS; from the coding sequence ATGAGCGATGACCGCAACGAGGAGACCCGTCTGGGCCGCGCCCTCGGCGCCAGGGACGAGCGGGAGGCCGACGACTTCGAGGCCGTGGCCGCCGAGCTCGCGCTCGCCGCGGAGCCGGTCGAACCCCGGCCCGAGCTGAAAGCCGCGCTGTTCGCACAGCTCGCCTCGATGCCGCAGCTGCCCGCGGAGGCATCGCCATCTGCCGAGGCGGTGCCGTCTGCGGAGGCTGTGCCGGACTCCGCCGCGCCCGCACCCACCCCCGCGGCCCCCGGCCCCGCCGAGCGCCGGGCCCGCCGGCGCTGGTTCTCCCGCCCCGCCGCCATCCTCACCGCGGTGGGCGCTGCGGTCGTGATCTTCATCGGCGGTGCGTTCGTCGGCAGCGTGCTGGCGGGCGGCAACTCCTATCAGCAGCAGCAGGCCTCCGCGCTCGCCCAGCTGAACGCCGCCTCGGATGTGCAGCGGTCGACGGCGGAGGTGGCCGGAGGAGGCTCGGCCACACTCGTGTGGTCGGCCGACCTCCAGAAGTCCGCTCTTATCGCTACGGACCTGCCGCAGCTCGCAGAGGGCAAGGTCTACGAGCTCTGGTACATCGACAGCGGCACCGCGACTCCCGCCGGCACCATGACGCCGGGCGACTCGGGTGCGGCATGGCGCGTCCTGACCGGCGAGATGACCCCGGGCGCCACGGTCGGCGTCACGGTGGAGCCGCGCGGCGGCTCCGACCGCCCCACGACCGACCCGATCGTCGCCATCCCCTCCTGA
- a CDS encoding aldose 1-epimerase family protein encodes MRAATGEQYELEFGDLTATVTQVAASLRTLRVGGADLVEPYPADAPPPSGAQIVLVPWPNRVKDGVWELDGQEHRLALTEPAAGNAIHGLLRYRPYELVERTDSSVTQRAPIYPELGYPFQLETRVTHELDTEGLTVTHTIENVGDRPAPVAIGAHPYLRIGDVPADELTVTVVAGRHFEADDRLNITGSSPVESGSAIDLSAGRRVSELEANDGYGDLPSPIQHVLAADDGRRVVLWTDDDFGYVQVFTHRRFATRPVGEPAIAIEPMTAPANALNSGEGLRWLAPGETWTAEWGIRAEGFAGDSYLASWG; translated from the coding sequence ATGCGCGCAGCCACCGGCGAACAGTACGAGCTCGAGTTCGGCGACCTGACGGCGACGGTCACCCAGGTCGCCGCGTCGCTCCGCACCCTCCGCGTCGGAGGGGCCGACCTGGTCGAGCCGTACCCGGCCGACGCGCCCCCGCCCTCCGGCGCCCAGATCGTGCTGGTGCCGTGGCCGAACCGCGTCAAGGACGGCGTGTGGGAGCTCGACGGCCAGGAGCACCGGCTCGCCCTCACCGAACCGGCGGCGGGCAACGCCATCCACGGCCTGCTGCGCTACCGGCCGTACGAGCTGGTCGAGCGCACCGATTCGTCGGTCACGCAGCGGGCGCCGATCTATCCCGAGCTCGGCTACCCGTTCCAGCTCGAGACCCGCGTCACCCACGAGCTCGACACCGAGGGCCTGACCGTCACGCACACGATCGAGAACGTCGGCGACCGGCCGGCGCCGGTCGCGATCGGCGCGCATCCCTACCTCCGCATCGGCGACGTGCCCGCGGACGAGCTGACGGTGACGGTCGTCGCCGGCCGCCACTTCGAGGCGGACGACCGGCTCAACATCACCGGGTCGTCGCCGGTGGAGTCCGGATCGGCGATCGACCTCTCCGCGGGCCGGCGGGTGAGCGAGCTGGAGGCGAACGACGGCTACGGCGACCTCCCCTCGCCCATCCAGCACGTGCTCGCCGCCGACGACGGCCGCCGCGTCGTGCTGTGGACCGACGACGACTTCGGCTACGTGCAGGTGTTCACGCACCGGAGGTTCGCCACCAGGCCCGTGGGCGAGCCGGCCATCGCCATCGAGCCGATGACCGCTCCCGCCAACGCCCTCAACTCGGGCGAGGGGCTGCGCTGGCTGGCCCCCGGCGAGACGTGGACGGCCGAGTGGGGCATCCGCGCCGAGGGCTTCGCCGGCGACTCCTACCTGGCCAGCTGGGGGTAG
- a CDS encoding SDR family oxidoreductase, protein MTELTGRVALVTGANRGLGAAFVSALLERGASKVYAAARRPETVDTSDPRVVPLALDVTDQASIRRAAETASDVTVLVNNAGISANQSLVSGDLDEARREFDTNFWGPVLVTRAFAPLIERNGGGAVVNMHSALSWLAVGSYSVSKAALWSASNSARVELAPAGIQVVGVHVGYVDTDMAAHVDDEKVPPAVVVAEALNTVEAGGAEAVVGETARRVKSVLHEDVRALYPQLAR, encoded by the coding sequence ATGACCGAGCTCACCGGGCGCGTCGCCCTCGTCACCGGCGCCAACCGCGGCCTCGGCGCCGCCTTCGTCTCCGCGCTGCTGGAGCGCGGGGCGTCGAAGGTCTACGCCGCCGCCCGCCGCCCCGAGACCGTCGACACCAGCGACCCGCGCGTCGTCCCGCTGGCCCTCGACGTCACCGACCAGGCGAGCATCCGCCGCGCCGCCGAGACGGCCTCCGATGTCACCGTGCTCGTCAACAACGCGGGCATCTCGGCGAACCAGTCGCTCGTCTCCGGCGATCTGGACGAGGCCCGCCGCGAGTTCGACACCAACTTCTGGGGCCCGGTGCTGGTGACCCGCGCGTTCGCTCCCCTGATCGAGCGGAACGGCGGCGGCGCCGTCGTCAACATGCACTCGGCGCTCAGCTGGCTGGCCGTCGGCTCCTACAGCGTGAGCAAGGCCGCGCTGTGGTCGGCGAGCAACTCGGCCCGAGTGGAGCTCGCTCCCGCCGGCATCCAGGTCGTCGGCGTGCACGTGGGCTACGTCGACACCGACATGGCTGCGCACGTCGACGACGAGAAGGTGCCGCCGGCGGTCGTCGTCGCCGAGGCGCTCAACACGGTGGAGGCCGGAGGGGCGGAGGCGGTCGTCGGCGAGACCGCGCGCCGCGTCAAGTCCGTCCTGCACGAGGACGTGCGCGCGCTCTACCCCCAGCTGGCCAGGTAG
- a CDS encoding TetR/AcrR family transcriptional regulator: MTTEAAPRPKPRERVLDAAARLFVREGVNAVGVDRLAQEASVSKRSIYQHFDGKDAIVAEMLATCGPQVVAAYFSSDETATPRERVLHVFDALHRAAEAADFYGCPFVNVATELRDREHPASVVARRFKGRLTDYFQRQAEAAGARSPEVLAVQLTLLFDGASAAAAMRGGTPDAARLAAAQLFDAAVA; this comes from the coding sequence ATGACCACGGAAGCCGCCCCTCGGCCCAAGCCGCGCGAGCGCGTGCTCGACGCCGCGGCCCGCCTGTTCGTGCGCGAGGGCGTCAACGCCGTCGGCGTCGATCGGCTCGCCCAGGAGGCCTCCGTCTCGAAGCGTTCGATCTATCAGCACTTCGACGGCAAGGACGCGATCGTCGCCGAGATGCTCGCGACCTGCGGTCCGCAGGTGGTGGCCGCGTACTTCTCGTCGGACGAGACGGCGACGCCGCGCGAGCGGGTGCTGCACGTCTTCGACGCGCTGCACCGCGCGGCCGAGGCCGCCGACTTCTACGGTTGCCCCTTCGTCAACGTGGCGACCGAGCTGCGCGACAGGGAGCATCCCGCCTCCGTCGTGGCGCGGCGGTTCAAGGGCCGGCTGACGGACTACTTCCAGCGACAGGCGGAGGCGGCGGGGGCGCGCTCGCCGGAGGTGCTGGCCGTGCAGCTCACCCTGCTGTTCGACGGCGCCTCGGCGGCGGCGGCGATGCGCGGAGGCACGCCGGATGCGGCGCGGCTCGCCGCGGCGCAGCTGTTCGACGCCGCTGTCGCGTGA
- a CDS encoding chloride channel protein — protein sequence MTPRWLARLVVVTLLVGVGAGVGGALVALLLHAIQHLAFGYSEGTFLEGLLEAPPLNRVVALAVAGVVGGVGWWLLRGWGRRDARHAIVPVEASVGGRRMPGAVTLLNAGLQIVIVGLGASIGREVAPREVAALWAGWLSERAGVSARERRILVACGAGAGLAAVYDVPLGGAVFAVEILLAEVSFATVVPALATSGVAALVARAVVPANPLYVVEQVPLSPTIVVWSVLAGPLIGLAAVGFVRAASFAQRHRPRRWGILIVMPVVFVTIGVVALWFPAILGNGRALGQVALGASLPVLLVLLITVLKTAATVGTIGAGAAGGTLTPSLAIGAGLGLSAGAAWLLLWPGAPLAGFALIGAAAFLAVTMRAPLTALVLILEFTNQGPALLVPLMLCVAGAVGVGYLIERGRVTGVA from the coding sequence ATGACGCCGCGGTGGCTCGCGCGCCTGGTCGTCGTCACGCTGCTCGTCGGCGTGGGCGCCGGTGTCGGCGGGGCGCTCGTCGCGCTGCTGCTGCACGCGATCCAGCACCTCGCCTTCGGGTATTCGGAGGGCACCTTCCTCGAGGGGCTGCTTGAGGCGCCTCCGCTCAACCGGGTCGTCGCCCTCGCCGTCGCCGGCGTCGTCGGCGGTGTGGGCTGGTGGTTGCTGCGCGGCTGGGGGAGGCGGGACGCCCGCCACGCGATCGTCCCGGTCGAGGCCTCGGTCGGCGGGAGGCGGATGCCGGGCGCGGTGACGCTGCTCAACGCGGGCCTGCAGATCGTGATCGTCGGCCTGGGCGCCTCCATCGGCCGGGAGGTCGCGCCACGCGAGGTGGCGGCGCTGTGGGCGGGCTGGCTCTCGGAGCGGGCGGGCGTCTCGGCGCGCGAGCGGCGCATCCTCGTCGCGTGCGGGGCCGGCGCCGGTCTCGCGGCCGTCTACGACGTGCCGCTGGGCGGGGCGGTGTTCGCGGTGGAGATCCTGCTCGCGGAGGTCAGCTTCGCCACCGTCGTGCCCGCCCTGGCCACCTCGGGCGTGGCGGCGCTGGTGGCCCGCGCGGTCGTCCCCGCCAATCCGCTCTACGTCGTCGAGCAGGTCCCGCTCTCGCCGACGATCGTGGTGTGGTCGGTGCTCGCCGGGCCGCTGATCGGGCTGGCGGCCGTCGGGTTCGTGCGGGCCGCCTCCTTCGCGCAACGGCATCGCCCGCGGCGCTGGGGCATCCTCATCGTCATGCCGGTGGTGTTCGTCACGATCGGGGTGGTCGCGCTGTGGTTCCCGGCGATCCTCGGCAACGGCCGGGCCCTCGGCCAGGTCGCGCTGGGCGCCTCCCTCCCGGTGCTGCTCGTGCTGCTGATCACGGTGCTCAAGACGGCGGCGACCGTCGGCACCATCGGAGCGGGTGCGGCGGGCGGCACGCTGACCCCCTCCCTCGCCATCGGCGCCGGCCTCGGCCTCTCGGCGGGCGCCGCCTGGCTGCTGCTCTGGCCGGGGGCGCCGCTCGCGGGCTTCGCGCTGATCGGTGCGGCGGCCTTCCTCGCCGTCACGATGCGGGCGCCGCTGACGGCGCTGGTACTGATCCTGGAGTTCACGAACCAGGGGCCGGCGCTGCTGGTGCCGCTGATGCTGTGCGTGGCGGGAGCGGTGGGGGTCGGTTACCTGATCGAGCGGGGGCGGGTGACGGGGGTGGCGTGA
- a CDS encoding DUF4232 domain-containing protein encodes MTRIRISSVAVAAAVAVTAVLALASCQSNAGPTSSPVSSPTGTSTSTGTSTPRPTGTSTAEPVEGQCATSDLSGSLAEGSGGAAGSVGVTIVLTNNGSEACDLQGWPGVSFVGDGNGTQLGAPADFDRSKPHPTVTLQPGGTAQAPLQIVQAMNYDEAQCQPKQADGFRVYPPGSTESLFVKSADYTACQSESVKLLTVGGLVPGE; translated from the coding sequence ATGACCCGCATCCGGATCTCCTCCGTCGCCGTGGCGGCCGCCGTCGCCGTCACCGCCGTCCTCGCGCTCGCCTCCTGCCAGTCGAACGCGGGCCCCACCTCTTCGCCGGTGTCGTCGCCGACCGGAACCAGCACGAGCACCGGCACCTCGACGCCCCGGCCCACCGGGACGAGCACCGCGGAGCCTGTCGAGGGCCAGTGCGCGACCAGCGACCTCTCGGGCAGCCTCGCGGAGGGCAGCGGAGGCGCGGCCGGCAGCGTCGGCGTGACGATCGTGCTGACCAACAACGGCAGCGAGGCGTGCGACCTGCAGGGCTGGCCGGGCGTCTCCTTCGTCGGCGACGGCAACGGCACCCAGCTCGGGGCCCCGGCGGACTTCGACCGCAGCAAGCCGCACCCGACCGTCACCCTTCAGCCGGGCGGCACCGCGCAGGCCCCGCTGCAGATCGTGCAGGCGATGAACTACGACGAGGCGCAGTGCCAGCCGAAGCAGGCGGACGGCTTCCGCGTCTACCCGCCCGGGTCGACGGAGTCGCTGTTCGTGAAGAGCGCGGACTACACGGCCTGCCAGTCGGAGTCGGTGAAGCTGCTGACCGTCGGCGGGCTCGTCCCGGGCGAGTAG
- the sigK gene encoding ECF RNA polymerase sigma factor SigK — protein MDDATVDLDALLTATASGDQRAFSEFYDRTASRVLGLIRRILIDAAQSEEVAQEVFLEAWQSAARFDPNRGRALTWILTMAHRRAIDRVRASQAAHDRDAVVGVRDLPTAYDEVAETVEVRVEHERVEGAMAVLSEQQREAVALAYYGGLSQSEVAARLGIPLGTAKTRLRDAMIRLREELGVTR, from the coding sequence GTGGACGACGCCACCGTCGACCTCGACGCCCTGCTGACGGCGACCGCCTCCGGCGACCAGCGGGCCTTCTCGGAGTTCTACGACCGCACAGCCTCCCGCGTCCTCGGCCTGATCCGCCGCATCCTCATCGACGCCGCGCAGTCCGAGGAGGTCGCACAGGAGGTGTTCCTGGAGGCGTGGCAATCCGCTGCGCGCTTCGATCCGAATAGGGGACGAGCGCTCACGTGGATCCTGACCATGGCCCACCGCCGCGCCATCGACCGGGTCCGTGCGTCGCAGGCGGCGCACGACCGGGACGCGGTGGTGGGCGTCCGCGACCTCCCGACCGCATACGACGAGGTCGCGGAGACGGTCGAGGTGCGGGTCGAGCACGAGCGGGTGGAGGGTGCGATGGCGGTGCTGAGCGAGCAGCAGCGGGAGGCCGTCGCGCTCGCCTACTACGGCGGGCTCAGCCAGAGCGAGGTCGCGGCCAGGCTCGGCATCCCACTGGGCACAGCGAAGACACGGCTGCGCGATGCGATGATACGGCTGCGTGAGGAATTGGGGGTGACGAGATGA
- the galT gene encoding galactose-1-phosphate uridylyltransferase — MASIIKRPYRLSDGRDLIYYDDADTTLDPERSPDLREPSARPATATMRQDPLTGEWVSIAAARQNRVMLPPAELDPLAPATPSNPSEIPSLYDVAVFENKSPSFGPLLADDNQPEGLDDLATVGLGRTRTSVGRCEVVCFSPETTGSFGSLTPSRARTVIEAWADRTAALSALPAVRQVFPFENRGQAIGVTLHHPHGQIYAYPYITPRTNALIRSLDAYGPTLFADILERERASERVVLAGQHWTAFVPFAARWPIEIHLLPHRHVADFAETSAEERDELATLYLRVLRGVDALYDTPTPYIAAWHQAPVGVRRDEIRLMLQLTSPRRGADKLKYLAGSEAAMGAWIGDIPPETAAAAIREAIDRADRESPVGELPVQVTDLVTVVPDSDSVNPRKADR; from the coding sequence ATGGCTTCCATCATCAAGCGTCCGTACCGCCTCTCCGACGGCCGGGACCTGATCTACTACGACGACGCGGACACGACCCTCGACCCCGAGCGCTCGCCCGACCTCCGGGAGCCCTCCGCCCGGCCCGCGACGGCGACCATGCGGCAGGACCCGCTCACCGGCGAGTGGGTCTCGATCGCGGCCGCCCGGCAGAACCGCGTCATGCTGCCGCCCGCCGAGCTCGACCCGCTCGCGCCGGCCACCCCGTCCAACCCCTCCGAGATCCCCAGCCTGTACGACGTGGCGGTCTTCGAGAACAAGTCGCCCTCGTTCGGCCCCCTGCTCGCCGACGACAACCAGCCGGAGGGCCTCGACGACCTCGCGACCGTCGGGCTCGGCCGCACCCGCACCTCCGTCGGCCGCTGCGAGGTCGTCTGCTTCAGCCCCGAGACGACGGGCTCGTTCGGCTCGCTGACGCCGTCGCGGGCACGCACGGTCATCGAGGCCTGGGCCGACCGCACCGCCGCGCTCTCGGCGCTGCCCGCCGTGCGCCAGGTGTTCCCGTTCGAGAACCGCGGCCAGGCGATCGGCGTCACGCTGCACCACCCGCACGGGCAGATCTACGCCTACCCGTACATCACGCCGCGCACCAACGCGCTGATCCGGTCGCTCGACGCCTACGGCCCCACGCTGTTCGCCGACATCCTCGAGCGCGAGCGCGCGTCGGAGCGCGTCGTGCTCGCGGGGCAGCACTGGACCGCCTTCGTGCCGTTCGCCGCCCGCTGGCCCATCGAGATCCACCTGCTCCCGCACCGGCACGTCGCCGACTTCGCCGAGACCTCGGCGGAGGAGCGGGACGAGCTCGCGACCCTGTACCTACGCGTGCTGCGCGGCGTCGACGCCCTCTACGACACCCCGACGCCGTACATCGCGGCCTGGCACCAGGCTCCGGTCGGCGTGCGCCGCGACGAGATCCGGCTCATGCTGCAGCTGACCTCCCCGCGCCGCGGCGCGGATAAGCTGAAGTATCTCGCCGGCTCCGAGGCGGCGATGGGCGCCTGGATCGGCGACATCCCACCCGAGACGGCGGCCGCGGCGATCCGCGAGGCGATCGACCGCGCGGACCGCGAGTCGCCGGTCGGCGAGCTGCCCGTGCAGGTCACCGACCTCGTGACCGTGGTGCCGGACTCCGACTCCGTGAACCCCCGAAAGGCCGACCGATGA
- a CDS encoding DNA-directed RNA polymerase subunit beta, which produces MPDRFHKPTLFPGGMFEAFLGGEDPAQISRVAHETARALLARVRENPDSEIVDRLVAYTDQHGIDAIAELWSRSNAKSLPGALWRIYLLRLLIRQDAEGTAYLYQRGSEVLSSIDTVVAGAPNPTGPAEITALADTILRGLFEGDFAVALDRAAAFCRVAAAGAASVADDRDTLDSDRASELTTRALRFTRFAEELTACARLWRSDSLD; this is translated from the coding sequence ATGCCTGACCGTTTCCACAAGCCGACGCTGTTTCCCGGCGGGATGTTCGAGGCCTTCCTGGGCGGGGAGGATCCGGCGCAGATCAGCCGGGTCGCGCACGAGACCGCGCGGGCGCTGCTCGCGCGCGTGCGTGAGAACCCCGACTCGGAGATCGTCGACCGGCTCGTCGCGTACACCGATCAGCACGGCATCGACGCCATCGCCGAGCTGTGGTCGCGGTCCAACGCCAAGAGCCTCCCCGGCGCGCTGTGGCGGATCTACCTGCTCCGGCTGCTCATCCGGCAGGACGCCGAGGGGACCGCGTACCTGTATCAGCGCGGCTCGGAGGTGCTGTCCTCCATCGACACCGTGGTCGCCGGGGCGCCGAACCCGACCGGGCCGGCGGAGATCACCGCGCTCGCCGACACGATCCTGCGCGGGCTGTTCGAGGGCGACTTCGCCGTCGCGCTCGACCGGGCCGCCGCGTTCTGCCGGGTGGCTGCGGCCGGGGCGGCGTCGGTGGCCGACGACCGCGACACGCTCGACTCCGACCGCGCGAGCGAGCTCACCACTCGTGCGCTGCGGTTCACCCGGTTCGCGGAGGAGCTCACCGCGTGCGCCCGGCTGTGGCGCTCGGACTCGCTCGACTGA
- a CDS encoding DUF6226 family protein, producing MDPYVRPPIARPAYADENGELVDYGNRWAGREVPEDAYSRTSHLERFQPLHPTADALISWLLERYDASSFEYPSSAQDDRTVRITPADPSAAPLTFVFTDFPGVIIQAGTLFEAIFPRCGCDACDEDIDEVVDDLEWTVRALVGGSFSEQVDAPSPQWVSTSLAWDDRSMSGGTIRDDLTDEALAAARRRLPSPSGVWSAWPLRTPA from the coding sequence ATGGACCCCTACGTTCGACCGCCGATCGCAAGGCCTGCCTACGCGGACGAGAACGGCGAGCTCGTCGACTATGGAAACCGGTGGGCCGGCCGTGAGGTGCCAGAGGACGCTTATTCGCGCACGAGCCACCTCGAGCGGTTCCAGCCGCTCCACCCGACCGCGGATGCGCTCATCAGCTGGCTGCTCGAACGATACGACGCGTCCTCCTTCGAGTACCCCTCCTCGGCTCAGGATGACAGGACCGTACGAATCACTCCCGCGGACCCGTCGGCCGCACCACTGACGTTCGTCTTCACCGACTTTCCCGGCGTGATCATCCAGGCCGGGACTCTCTTCGAAGCGATCTTCCCTCGATGCGGGTGCGACGCATGCGACGAGGACATCGACGAGGTGGTGGACGACCTCGAATGGACCGTCCGTGCTCTCGTGGGCGGTTCGTTCTCCGAGCAGGTCGATGCGCCATCGCCGCAGTGGGTCTCGACGTCGCTCGCCTGGGACGACCGGTCCATGTCCGGAGGCACCATCCGAGACGACCTGACCGACGAGGCTCTCGCGGCCGCGAGACGGCGCCTGCCCTCCCCCTCGGGAGTCTGGAGCGCCTGGCCGCTTCGCACCCCCGCCTGA
- a CDS encoding DeoR/GlpR family DNA-binding transcription regulator, whose amino-acid sequence MAEPLPVALRRERMLALIGRAGFVRVGELAEAFQVSDVTIRGDLDALDAAESIRRVHGGAVLRGSGMREPSFEEALEASADEKRRIGVEAAAMVTSGSSVLLDVGTTTAAIARALADRDDVEDVTVITNGLTIALELERAIPRFQVVVTGGTLRPLQHSLVEPLAAVLLQRVHADLAFIGCTGVHAAGGITNVNLPEADLKRVMVSSASRAVVVADGSKLGRTHLGRIAGVDEVAGLLTGESAPEGEVAALRAAGLSVTVAAA is encoded by the coding sequence ATGGCCGAACCGCTGCCCGTCGCCCTCCGCCGCGAGCGCATGCTCGCCCTGATCGGGCGGGCCGGCTTCGTGCGGGTGGGGGAACTGGCCGAGGCGTTCCAGGTGTCGGACGTGACCATCCGCGGCGACCTCGACGCGCTCGACGCCGCCGAGAGCATCCGGCGCGTGCACGGCGGCGCGGTCCTGCGCGGGTCGGGGATGCGCGAGCCGAGCTTCGAGGAGGCGCTGGAGGCGTCCGCGGACGAGAAGCGCCGCATCGGCGTCGAGGCGGCGGCGATGGTGACCTCCGGCAGCAGTGTGCTGCTCGACGTCGGCACGACGACCGCCGCGATCGCCCGGGCCCTGGCCGACCGCGACGACGTCGAGGACGTGACCGTGATCACGAACGGCCTCACCATCGCGCTCGAGCTGGAGCGCGCCATCCCGCGGTTCCAGGTCGTGGTGACGGGAGGGACGCTGCGCCCGCTGCAGCACTCGCTGGTCGAACCTCTCGCCGCCGTGCTGCTGCAGCGTGTGCACGCCGATCTCGCTTTCATCGGCTGCACCGGCGTGCACGCGGCCGGCGGGATCACGAACGTCAACCTCCCCGAGGCCGACCTCAAGCGCGTCATGGTGTCGTCCGCGTCGCGCGCGGTCGTCGTGGCGGACGGCTCCAAGCTGGGGCGCACGCACCTCGGCCGCATCGCCGGCGTCGACGAGGTCGCGGGGCTGCTCACGGGGGAGTCCGCGCCGGAGGGCGAGGTGGCGGCCCTGCGCGCCGCCGGGCTGTCCGTGACCGTGGCCGCGGCTTAG
- a CDS encoding calcium:proton antiporter — protein MSTATRWISRNWAVVVPIIGVVVLVIFWTVELQPVAVAIIAVVLAGTVLAAVQHAEVVAHRVGEPFGSLVLAVAVTVIEVALIVTLMSTGKDSETLARDTVFSAVMITMNGIVGLCLLLSASRREMTAFNARGSSTALATVTALATLTLVLPSFTETPGPQFSPSQLVFAAVASLALYGMFVFTQTFAHRDFFLPVTPKGKPLEEDEHAEAPSTRTALISLGLLLVALVAVVGLAKLESTPIERAVVGIGLPQSFVGVIIALLVLLPEGIAAAKAANRNRMQTSLNLALGSAMASIGLTIPAIAVASIWLPGALHLGLGASQIVLFALTVAVSILTIMPGRAVRMQGGIHLVLFAAFLFLSIAP, from the coding sequence ATGAGCACCGCGACACGTTGGATCTCTCGCAACTGGGCGGTCGTCGTCCCCATCATCGGCGTGGTCGTGCTGGTGATCTTCTGGACCGTCGAGCTCCAACCCGTCGCCGTGGCGATCATCGCGGTGGTCCTCGCGGGCACGGTGCTCGCGGCGGTGCAGCACGCGGAGGTCGTGGCCCACCGGGTCGGGGAGCCGTTCGGCTCGCTGGTGCTGGCCGTCGCCGTGACGGTCATCGAGGTGGCGCTCATCGTCACCCTGATGTCGACGGGCAAGGACTCCGAGACGCTCGCCAGGGACACGGTGTTCTCGGCCGTCATGATCACCATGAACGGCATCGTCGGTCTCTGCCTGCTGCTCAGCGCCTCCCGCCGCGAGATGACCGCCTTCAACGCGCGCGGCAGCAGCACGGCGCTCGCCACCGTGACGGCACTCGCCACGCTCACGCTCGTGCTGCCGAGCTTCACCGAGACGCCGGGGCCCCAGTTCTCGCCGAGCCAGCTGGTGTTCGCCGCCGTCGCCTCGCTGGCCCTCTACGGCATGTTCGTGTTCACGCAGACCTTCGCCCACCGCGACTTCTTCCTGCCGGTCACCCCCAAGGGCAAGCCGCTCGAGGAGGACGAGCACGCGGAGGCGCCCTCCACCCGCACCGCGCTGATCAGCCTCGGGCTGCTGCTGGTCGCCCTGGTCGCGGTGGTCGGGCTCGCGAAGCTGGAGTCGACGCCGATCGAGCGCGCGGTGGTCGGGATCGGCCTGCCGCAGTCGTTCGTCGGCGTGATCATCGCGCTGCTCGTGCTTCTGCCGGAGGGCATCGCGGCGGCCAAGGCGGCCAACCGCAACCGGATGCAGACGAGCCTCAACCTCGCGCTCGGCTCGGCGATGGCCTCCATCGGCCTCACCATCCCCGCCATCGCCGTCGCCTCGATCTGGCTGCCCGGTGCGCTGCACCTCGGCCTCGGGGCGAGCCAGATCGTGCTGTTCGCGCTGACGGTCGCCGTCAGCATCCTCACGATCATGCCCGGGCGGGCGGTGCGCATGCAGGGCGGCATCCACCTGGTGCTGTTCGCGGCGTTCCTGTTCCTGTCGATCGCGCCCTAG